The following coding sequences are from one Aggregicoccus sp. 17bor-14 window:
- a CDS encoding LETM1 domain-containing protein — translation MYLGKAGWLSTLLDEAIAAHARAPEPAVPPGLPEGSSGRARARAYLRAMLRESGLLYGTPTGAAAEVAGTPAAPEAPAPAAASRTHAPSRAPEEQLFLAVVRTLARMALDVAALTGAPEGPRREQLLLLFAVLTGLLDEADALHKRLPQPVPRRLWSRVEAALERRAISLAGDPVYGLVLHNGALYADAQMLVRQAIDYFSRGALPRTMAQRRLDFAARQKALLVEVLTALACVERPPSFASRRAILRQVEDLGLPDALEGELKAAVRGAFERKRPVRAVVASVRSADQRHFLLEQTLLASLVDGRRSRAERAFIQELAQAMQVSPEELHRLELQMAEFYAKNRSVVDVFTVSAAAGLLGEDLVSSMQDTLEKNFHRLMTEVRETGELSVLLTKAARRQPLSAEERQRMRAQLIDVAKAIPALAIFAAPGGMLLLIALAKVLPFNLLPSAFQDPQPPPALAPGEDTLPPSDR, via the coding sequence CCGCGCCCGCGCCCGCGCCTACCTGCGGGCCATGCTGCGCGAGAGCGGGCTGCTCTACGGCACGCCCACGGGCGCCGCGGCCGAGGTAGCGGGCACCCCTGCCGCGCCGGAGGCCCCCGCGCCCGCCGCCGCCAGCCGCACCCATGCCCCCTCCCGCGCGCCCGAGGAGCAGCTCTTCCTCGCGGTGGTGCGCACGCTCGCGCGCATGGCGCTGGACGTGGCGGCGCTCACCGGGGCCCCGGAGGGCCCGCGGCGCGAGCAGCTGCTCCTGCTCTTCGCGGTGCTCACCGGGCTGCTGGACGAGGCGGACGCGCTGCACAAGCGCCTGCCGCAGCCGGTGCCCCGCAGGCTGTGGAGCCGGGTGGAGGCGGCGCTCGAGCGGCGCGCCATCAGCCTCGCCGGAGACCCGGTGTACGGGCTGGTGCTGCACAACGGCGCCCTCTACGCGGACGCGCAGATGCTGGTGCGCCAGGCCATCGACTACTTCAGCCGCGGCGCGCTGCCGCGCACCATGGCCCAGCGGCGCCTGGACTTCGCGGCGCGCCAGAAGGCGCTGCTGGTGGAGGTGCTCACCGCGCTCGCCTGCGTGGAGCGCCCGCCCAGCTTCGCGAGCCGGCGCGCCATCCTGCGCCAGGTGGAGGACCTGGGCCTCCCGGACGCGCTGGAGGGCGAGCTGAAGGCGGCGGTGCGCGGCGCCTTCGAGCGCAAGCGCCCGGTGCGCGCGGTGGTGGCGAGCGTGCGCAGCGCGGACCAGCGCCACTTCCTGCTCGAGCAGACGCTGCTCGCGAGCCTCGTGGACGGGCGGCGCAGCCGCGCCGAGCGCGCCTTCATCCAGGAGCTCGCGCAGGCGATGCAGGTGTCGCCCGAGGAGCTGCACCGGCTCGAGCTGCAGATGGCCGAGTTCTACGCGAAGAACCGCAGCGTGGTGGACGTGTTCACCGTGAGCGCCGCGGCGGGGCTCCTGGGCGAGGACCTCGTCTCCAGCATGCAGGACACGCTGGAGAAGAACTTCCACCGGCTGATGACCGAGGTGCGCGAGACGGGCGAGCTCAGCGTGCTGCTCACCAAGGCGGCGCGCCGCCAGCCCCTGAGCGCCGAGGAGCGCCAGCGCATGCGCGCCCAGCTCATCGACGTGGCCAAGGCCATCCCCGCGCTCGCCATCTTCGCCGCGCCCGGCGGGATGCTGCTGCTCATCGCGCTCGCCAAGGTGCTGCCCTTCAACCTGCTGCCCAGCGCCTTCCAGGACCCGCAGCCTCCCCCCGCGCTCGCGCCGGGGGAGGACACGCTGCCGCCCTCGGACCGCTGA
- a CDS encoding HEAT repeat domain-containing protein, protein MTRSRVALCLVLSSLVGGLAASTLGCNRVDPDSPEYWDKTLSRTRRVADEVRVVDAMRGSGHVDKRFLPMLHERLGEARAPELKSALARVLGSIKDPSSVEPLTRAISANPRGGDNGANGAIAAALAQIGDARAIPALVKLLAVPDNYTRVEAINALGAIRAKEAVEPLAQLATDDHTDAQVAKRSIEALGRIGDARAVPALVKMLTQERRNVSFYPESSFALFQLGRPAGDALLPVLEGKDAQLASWAQGRRILPASYYSKAAQVLGDLRDRRAEGALMQRLAFSDSDPRIQAIVRMQAADALGRMRTQAAIKPLTAMLVETDPVVRAAYVRALVHLGGRDAIPALQKAATQGNWWAREAAVEGITLLGDARELPLLQKLAAAEPAATQAECQKQDYDGCDEAPKLGQERAAAYTRLSQRLQAAQACGQDAACWGARLQDPKADAGVVRRAALELGRAASAAHADALVARLDERDTETRATVIQALDWMVEGNKDAGAKVRAALPRMNQQLEQERGRTEFMKVNEDLRRLVVRLQRTEA, encoded by the coding sequence TCGCCCTGTGTCTCGTCCTCTCGTCCCTCGTCGGAGGACTCGCCGCGTCCACGCTCGGCTGCAACCGCGTGGACCCGGACTCGCCGGAGTACTGGGACAAGACGCTCTCGCGCACCCGCCGCGTGGCGGACGAGGTGCGGGTGGTGGACGCGATGCGCGGCTCCGGCCACGTGGACAAGCGCTTCCTGCCCATGCTGCACGAGCGGCTCGGCGAGGCGCGCGCGCCCGAGCTCAAGAGCGCCCTCGCGCGGGTGCTCGGCTCGATCAAGGACCCCTCTTCCGTGGAGCCGCTCACGCGCGCCATCTCTGCCAACCCGCGCGGCGGGGACAACGGGGCGAACGGGGCCATCGCCGCGGCGCTCGCGCAGATCGGCGACGCGCGCGCCATCCCCGCGCTGGTGAAGCTGCTCGCGGTGCCGGACAACTACACGCGCGTGGAGGCGATCAACGCCCTGGGCGCGATACGCGCGAAGGAGGCGGTGGAGCCGCTCGCGCAGCTGGCCACGGACGACCACACGGACGCGCAGGTGGCCAAGCGCTCCATCGAGGCGCTGGGGCGCATCGGGGATGCGCGCGCGGTGCCCGCGCTGGTGAAGATGCTCACCCAGGAGCGGCGCAACGTGTCCTTCTACCCGGAGAGCTCCTTCGCCCTCTTCCAGCTGGGGCGCCCGGCGGGTGACGCGCTGCTGCCGGTGCTCGAGGGCAAGGACGCGCAGCTCGCGAGCTGGGCACAGGGCCGGCGCATCCTGCCGGCGAGCTACTACTCCAAGGCGGCGCAGGTGCTCGGCGACCTGCGCGACCGGCGCGCGGAAGGGGCCCTGATGCAGCGGCTCGCCTTCAGCGACAGCGACCCGCGCATCCAGGCCATCGTGCGCATGCAGGCGGCGGACGCGCTGGGGCGCATGCGCACGCAGGCCGCCATCAAGCCGCTCACCGCGATGCTGGTGGAGACCGACCCGGTGGTGCGCGCCGCCTACGTGCGCGCGCTCGTGCACCTGGGCGGGCGCGACGCGATCCCTGCGCTGCAGAAGGCCGCCACCCAGGGCAACTGGTGGGCGCGCGAGGCGGCCGTGGAGGGCATCACCCTGCTCGGCGATGCGCGCGAGCTGCCGCTGCTGCAGAAGCTCGCGGCGGCGGAGCCCGCGGCCACCCAGGCCGAGTGCCAGAAGCAGGACTACGACGGCTGCGACGAGGCGCCGAAGCTGGGCCAGGAGCGCGCCGCGGCGTACACGCGGCTCTCGCAGCGCCTGCAGGCGGCGCAGGCCTGCGGCCAGGACGCCGCCTGCTGGGGCGCGCGGCTGCAGGACCCCAAGGCGGACGCGGGCGTGGTGCGCCGCGCGGCCCTGGAGCTGGGGCGCGCCGCGAGCGCCGCGCACGCGGACGCGCTGGTGGCCCGCCTGGACGAGCGCGACACCGAGACGCGCGCCACCGTCATCCAGGCGCTGGACTGGATGGTGGAGGGCAACAAGGACGCGGGCGCGAAGGTGCGCGCCGCCCTGCCCCGCATGAACCAGCAGCTGGAGCAGGAGCGCGGGCGCACCGAGTTCATGAAGGTGAACGAGGACCTGCGCCGGCTCGTGGTGCGGCTGCAGCGCACCGAGGCCTAG